In one window of Deinobacterium chartae DNA:
- a CDS encoding alpha-galactosidase, with protein sequence MTHSALPLWVLETRTAAYSLGLDPDGRLVHTYWGPRLPRSEDYPRPPAVTEWASFNHPAHLALEEYPGYGAPKYIEPALKLSFADGTRDVVLRYDSAEQDGNDLRVHLRDAVYPLTVTLHYRVHPEHDLIERWTRFENGGSAPVTLERVFSAQWHPPQREDYRLSHLTGRWLDEFRLQRETLPQGVTVLESRRLTTSHHHNPWFALDDGTALEESGEVWFGALAWSGNWKLIAERTDFGNVRIGLGLNDWDFAWRLGGGESFETPPAVAGYTPGGFGAASRALHRYIRDRVLPRPQEPRKVLYNSWEATLFDVDERSQAELAELAAEMGIELFVVDDGWFNGRNSDRAGLGDWWPDPAKFPQGLNPLIERVQALGMQFGLWIEPEMVNPDSELYRAHPDWVIHFPRRERTEARNQLILNLGRRDVQDHLIATLDRLLAEHDIRFIKWDMNRNVSEPGWPEAPGDPRELWARYVHGLYRVWGTLAERHPQVVWQSCSGGGGRADLGILRLADQIWVSDNTHAAARLQIQEGFSQVFPASTMEAWVTDADRGRLPLEFRFHVSMMGNLGVGGHLARWTPEEREVARAQIALYKRIRPLVQFGDLYRLRSAHAGAFSAVQYVSQDRSEAVLFAFRTHLPRPGALPPLRLRGLDPQARYLLEGEDEPRSGAAWMNAGLRLTLEDFSSAVLCLSRTQ encoded by the coding sequence ATGACACATTCCGCACTGCCCTTGTGGGTACTCGAAACCCGTACCGCCGCCTACAGCCTCGGCCTCGATCCGGACGGACGGCTGGTCCACACCTATTGGGGACCGCGCCTGCCGCGTTCCGAAGACTACCCGCGTCCGCCCGCCGTGACCGAGTGGGCCTCGTTTAACCACCCCGCGCACCTCGCCCTCGAGGAGTACCCGGGCTACGGTGCTCCCAAGTACATCGAGCCCGCGCTCAAGCTGAGCTTCGCAGACGGTACCCGCGATGTGGTGCTGCGTTACGACTCGGCCGAACAGGACGGGAATGACCTGCGCGTCCACCTGCGCGACGCGGTGTACCCGCTGACGGTCACGCTGCACTACCGCGTGCACCCCGAGCACGACCTGATCGAACGCTGGACGCGTTTCGAGAACGGGGGAAGCGCTCCGGTCACCCTCGAACGGGTTTTCTCGGCGCAGTGGCATCCGCCGCAGCGCGAGGACTACCGCCTGTCGCACCTCACCGGCCGCTGGCTCGACGAGTTCCGGCTGCAGCGTGAGACGCTGCCCCAGGGCGTGACGGTCCTCGAGAGCCGCCGCCTCACCACCAGTCACCACCACAACCCCTGGTTCGCGCTCGATGACGGCACGGCCCTCGAGGAGAGCGGGGAGGTGTGGTTCGGCGCGCTGGCCTGGAGCGGTAACTGGAAACTGATCGCCGAACGCACCGATTTTGGCAATGTGCGCATCGGGCTGGGACTGAACGACTGGGATTTTGCGTGGCGGCTGGGGGGCGGGGAGAGTTTCGAGACGCCGCCGGCGGTCGCCGGGTACACCCCGGGCGGTTTCGGAGCGGCCAGCCGCGCGCTGCACCGCTACATCCGAGACCGGGTACTGCCGCGCCCGCAGGAGCCGCGCAAGGTGCTCTACAACTCCTGGGAGGCCACGCTGTTTGACGTGGACGAGCGCTCGCAGGCCGAGCTGGCCGAACTGGCCGCCGAAATGGGGATCGAACTGTTCGTGGTGGACGACGGCTGGTTTAACGGACGCAACAGCGACCGTGCCGGGCTGGGCGACTGGTGGCCTGACCCCGCCAAGTTTCCCCAGGGTCTGAACCCGCTGATCGAGCGGGTGCAGGCGCTGGGCATGCAGTTTGGCCTGTGGATCGAGCCCGAGATGGTCAATCCGGACAGCGAGCTGTACCGCGCCCATCCCGACTGGGTGATCCACTTTCCCCGGCGGGAGCGCACCGAGGCCCGCAACCAGCTGATCTTGAACCTGGGCCGCCGTGACGTGCAAGACCACCTGATCGCCACGCTTGACCGCCTGCTCGCCGAGCACGACATCCGCTTCATCAAGTGGGACATGAACCGCAACGTCAGCGAGCCCGGCTGGCCCGAGGCCCCCGGAGACCCGCGCGAGCTGTGGGCGCGCTACGTGCACGGTCTGTACCGGGTGTGGGGCACCCTGGCCGAGCGCCACCCGCAGGTGGTGTGGCAGAGCTGCTCGGGCGGGGGAGGGCGCGCCGACCTGGGCATCTTGCGCCTCGCTGACCAGATCTGGGTCAGCGACAACACTCACGCCGCCGCCCGGCTGCAGATTCAAGAGGGCTTCTCGCAGGTGTTTCCGGCCAGCACCATGGAGGCCTGGGTCACCGACGCCGACCGGGGACGCCTGCCGCTCGAGTTCCGCTTTCACGTCAGCATGATGGGCAATCTGGGCGTCGGCGGTCACCTGGCGCGCTGGACTCCGGAGGAGCGCGAGGTGGCCCGCGCACAGATCGCGCTGTACAAACGCATCCGCCCGCTGGTGCAGTTCGGTGATCTCTACCGCCTGCGCTCCGCCCACGCGGGCGCGTTCTCGGCCGTGCAGTACGTGAGTCAGGACCGCAGCGAAGCGGTGCTGTTCGCCTTCCGCACGCACCTTCCGCGTCCTGGCGCGCTGCCCCCGCTGCGTCTGCGCGGGCTTGACCCGCAGGCCCGCTACCTCCTCGAGGGCGAGGACGAACCGCGCTCGGGTGCGGCCTGGATGAACGCCGGCCTGCGGCTGACCCTCGAGGATTTCAGCAGCGCTGTGCTCTGTCTCAGCAGAACGCAGTAG
- a CDS encoding O-antigen ligase family protein, which translates to MRRLTGPLEVSALILALITLAWGPLAQGSALPWAMNGLTLLGCLTAALTLLALAVRGRPLRGVNGPFVLSGLLLLGWIWLSVLWAPYALEAHRWAGIWTAVIAVALTLHLLADTRARQLTALVAILLTIAAAVAVALLQVRGISVPGFSTVPGVPERFLTGPYFNPSHFSGFLVPASALLSTALLLTRPGLHSLLLLVLLLAVQYANFRTDGATTPVAILAALLPLVVWIWTRSRVAGALLAALTVVGVAGGIYLLATPSGQTQFERYKQFVGVSNSVQAFLDGRLQVHRYGVEMARDHGLRGVGIGQFLYETPRYRAVRLEGDRTVDNRLVNYAHNDTLQMLAETGVPGALLFWVLLLSPVLTRRRNLFGYAALAAVPALAFVGLFDGHLSAIPGTMVFAFGLLALNRTVPAPAQPEPPQIHLEWPENHDQAGQLASR; encoded by the coding sequence ATGCGCCGACTTACTGGACCTCTGGAAGTTTCCGCCCTGATCCTGGCCCTGATCACCCTGGCCTGGGGTCCGCTGGCCCAGGGCAGCGCCCTGCCGTGGGCCATGAACGGCCTGACGCTGCTCGGCTGCCTGACCGCCGCCTTGACCCTGCTCGCGCTGGCCGTGCGGGGCAGGCCGCTGCGCGGCGTCAACGGGCCGTTCGTGCTGTCCGGACTGCTGCTGCTCGGCTGGATTTGGCTGAGCGTGCTGTGGGCGCCGTACGCCCTCGAGGCCCATCGCTGGGCGGGAATCTGGACTGCGGTGATCGCCGTGGCGCTGACCTTGCACCTGCTGGCCGATACGCGCGCCCGGCAGCTCACCGCCCTGGTGGCGATCCTGCTGACCATAGCGGCTGCGGTGGCGGTTGCGCTGCTGCAGGTCCGTGGGATCTCCGTTCCCGGTTTCTCCACGGTGCCGGGCGTGCCCGAGCGTTTCCTGACCGGGCCGTACTTTAACCCCAGTCACTTCAGCGGGTTTTTGGTGCCGGCCTCGGCGCTGCTGTCGACCGCCCTGCTGCTGACCCGTCCGGGCCTGCACAGCCTGCTGCTGCTGGTACTGCTGCTTGCGGTGCAGTACGCGAACTTCCGCACCGACGGGGCCACCACCCCCGTGGCCATCCTGGCCGCGCTGCTGCCGCTGGTGGTGTGGATCTGGACGCGCAGCCGGGTCGCTGGAGCGCTGCTGGCCGCCCTCACGGTGGTGGGCGTGGCCGGAGGCATCTACCTGCTGGCGACCCCCAGCGGTCAGACTCAGTTCGAACGCTACAAACAGTTCGTCGGGGTCAGTAACTCGGTGCAGGCGTTCCTCGACGGACGCCTGCAAGTTCACCGTTACGGCGTCGAGATGGCCCGCGACCACGGATTGCGCGGAGTTGGCATCGGACAGTTCCTGTACGAGACCCCGCGTTACCGCGCGGTGCGCCTCGAGGGCGACCGCACCGTGGATAACCGCCTGGTGAACTACGCGCACAACGACACGCTGCAGATGCTGGCCGAAACCGGGGTGCCCGGTGCGCTGCTCTTTTGGGTACTGCTGCTGAGCCCGGTGCTGACCCGGCGACGCAACCTGTTCGGCTACGCCGCCCTGGCAGCCGTCCCGGCACTCGCTTTTGTAGGACTGTTCGACGGGCACCTGAGTGCCATTCCCGGAACCATGGTCTTCGCGTTTGGGCTGCTGGCCCTGAACCGTACGGTTCCTGCCCCCGCCCAGCCCGAACCCCCGCAGATTCACCTCGAGTGGCCCGAAAACCATGATCAGGCGGGGCAGCTTGCTTCCCGATAG
- a CDS encoding YdcF family protein, with translation MRISPASSGRQRLTVTLLAAGTLWPLLLLIVAPTPPWLAPALLALTLLAVLCAPVRTALVGAAVLLAVATLLLTLTPLAAALLRPLIVSAAPVRADAVVVLAAGIHCGSGELGATSLARFVRGLELWRAGYASTLVFSDTTGLASEPGCPSVGRQEERLVRRLYPENPPSILLLPRMRTTRTEAVAAAQLARERGWHRVLLVTSSTHSRRALAVFSSAGLCAVSVPAGEPDFDLRLSTPLDRLAALRTLAREWAGLLSYQLRGWTATPPASCSG, from the coding sequence ATGCGCATTTCTCCTGCAAGCTCCGGGCGCCAGCGGCTGACAGTAACCTTGTTGGCCGCCGGAACCCTGTGGCCGTTGCTGTTGCTGATCGTGGCCCCTACCCCGCCCTGGCTGGCCCCGGCCCTGCTGGCCCTGACCCTGCTGGCTGTCTTGTGCGCTCCGGTGCGGACGGCCCTGGTGGGGGCCGCCGTGCTGCTGGCCGTCGCCACGCTGCTGCTGACCCTGACCCCTCTGGCCGCCGCACTGCTGCGTCCGCTCATCGTTTCGGCCGCGCCCGTTCGTGCCGACGCGGTGGTGGTGCTCGCTGCGGGCATTCACTGCGGCAGCGGCGAACTCGGCGCGACCTCGCTGGCCCGCTTCGTTCGCGGCCTCGAGCTGTGGCGCGCAGGCTACGCGTCCACGCTGGTGTTTTCGGATACCACAGGCCTGGCCTCCGAGCCCGGTTGCCCCTCGGTGGGCCGCCAGGAAGAGCGCCTGGTTCGCCGCCTGTATCCCGAGAATCCGCCTTCCATCCTCTTGCTGCCGCGCATGCGCACCACCCGGACCGAGGCTGTGGCCGCCGCGCAACTCGCTCGGGAGCGCGGCTGGCACCGGGTGCTGCTGGTGACCTCGTCCACCCACTCGAGGCGGGCCCTGGCCGTGTTCAGCTCGGCCGGGCTGTGCGCCGTTAGCGTGCCTGCCGGTGAGCCGGACTTTGACCTGCGGTTGAGCACGCCGCTTGATCGCCTCGCCGCACTGCGCACCCTGGCGCGCGAATGGGCCGGTCTGCTCTCCTACCAGCTGCGCGGCTGGACCGCCACCCCTCCCGCTTCGTGTTCCGGCTGA
- a CDS encoding polysaccharide biosynthesis protein: MTTVHVKYLIDLFLWSVAALLAYSTRLDGHLQGYAVPLALYVAATLPFKAFVIYRFRLHRQRWQIVSVHDLYRLLLAVGSTTVLLQLALLLVQPGGIPRSVPLLEGLFALLTMGAARLLFRLIFERDGRRTAATTFEGPRKRVLVVGAGDAGVMIAREIGRHPEAGLDVIGFVDDDPDKQRKTFMGLPMLGTLDTLARVIEAQQVNEVLIAIPSAGGEVVRKVIAQSKGAGVAYRIIPGIYEILGGQVSVSQIREVRPEDLLRRPPAQIDTQAIAGYLRDKVVLVTGAGGSIGSELVRQVVQFAPRRVILFGRGENSIFNIEQEMARNWPDIDCVALIGDVRDETRLRAVFGQHRPNVVFHAAAHKHVPLMEGSPCEAILNNIVGTRNVVELSLEFGVERLVNISTDKAVNPTSVMGASKRVAEMLVSSGAQRTKPGQAFVSVRFGNVLGSRGSVVPTFLAQIKAGGPITVTHPEMTRYFMTIPEASRLVVQAGGLALNGSVHVLNMGQPVRIADLAQDLIQLTGAQGVEVVFTGMRPGEKLYEELLTTAENITATEHSEIFVAELEQPDPQWVRNQVQRLEDAARRWSPEDVRRLLRETVPENLLPHHA, translated from the coding sequence ATGACCACCGTGCATGTCAAATACCTGATTGACCTCTTCTTGTGGAGCGTTGCGGCTCTGCTCGCCTATAGCACCCGCCTCGATGGCCACCTTCAAGGATACGCGGTACCTCTGGCGCTCTACGTAGCAGCCACACTCCCGTTCAAAGCCTTCGTGATCTATCGGTTTCGCCTTCACCGCCAACGGTGGCAGATCGTAAGTGTCCACGACCTGTACCGGCTGCTGCTGGCCGTAGGCAGCACCACAGTGCTGCTCCAGCTGGCGCTGCTGCTCGTACAGCCCGGCGGCATCCCCCGCTCGGTTCCGCTGCTCGAGGGCCTGTTCGCCCTGCTGACCATGGGAGCCGCGCGCCTGCTGTTCCGTCTGATCTTCGAAAGAGATGGGCGCCGCACGGCTGCTACGACCTTCGAGGGGCCGCGCAAGCGGGTGCTGGTGGTGGGTGCTGGCGACGCGGGCGTGATGATCGCCCGCGAGATCGGCCGTCACCCCGAAGCGGGCCTGGACGTAATCGGTTTTGTCGACGACGATCCGGACAAGCAGCGCAAGACCTTCATGGGGCTGCCGATGCTGGGCACGCTGGATACGCTCGCCCGCGTCATCGAGGCCCAGCAGGTCAACGAGGTCCTGATCGCCATCCCTTCGGCCGGAGGCGAGGTCGTTCGTAAGGTGATCGCCCAGAGCAAGGGCGCAGGTGTGGCTTACCGGATCATCCCCGGAATCTACGAGATCCTGGGCGGACAGGTCTCGGTCTCGCAGATCCGCGAGGTACGCCCCGAGGACCTGCTGCGCCGTCCTCCGGCCCAGATCGACACGCAAGCCATTGCAGGCTACCTGCGGGACAAGGTGGTGCTCGTCACCGGAGCGGGCGGCTCGATCGGCTCGGAACTGGTGCGTCAGGTGGTGCAGTTCGCACCGCGCCGCGTGATCCTGTTCGGACGTGGCGAGAACTCGATCTTCAACATCGAGCAGGAAATGGCCCGCAACTGGCCTGACATCGACTGCGTGGCCCTGATCGGTGACGTGCGCGATGAAACCCGGCTGCGTGCGGTCTTCGGGCAGCACCGTCCGAACGTGGTGTTCCACGCCGCTGCCCACAAGCACGTTCCGCTGATGGAGGGCAGCCCCTGCGAGGCCATCCTCAACAACATCGTCGGAACGCGCAACGTGGTGGAACTCTCCCTCGAGTTCGGGGTAGAGCGCCTGGTCAACATCTCGACCGATAAGGCCGTCAACCCCACCTCGGTGATGGGCGCTTCCAAGCGCGTGGCGGAGATGCTGGTCTCTAGCGGGGCGCAGCGCACCAAACCCGGCCAGGCTTTTGTCTCGGTGCGCTTCGGCAACGTGTTGGGCAGCCGTGGCAGCGTGGTTCCCACCTTCTTGGCCCAGATCAAGGCAGGCGGACCGATCACCGTAACGCACCCGGAAATGACCCGCTACTTCATGACCATCCCCGAAGCCTCGAGGCTGGTGGTGCAAGCAGGCGGCCTCGCCCTCAACGGTTCGGTGCACGTGCTGAACATGGGACAACCGGTGCGCATCGCCGACTTGGCACAGGACCTGATCCAGCTGACCGGCGCACAGGGCGTGGAGGTGGTCTTCACCGGCATGCGCCCGGGCGAGAAGCTGTACGAGGAACTGCTGACCACTGCCGAGAACATCACCGCGACCGAACACTCGGAGATCTTCGTGGCCGAACTCGAGCAACCCGACCCGCAGTGGGTCCGGAACCAGGTCCAGCGCCTCGAGGATGCCGCGCGCCGCTGGAGCCCGGAAGACGTGCGCCGCCTGCTGCGCGAGACCGTGCCGGAAAACCTGCTCCCCCACCACGCCTGA
- a CDS encoding DegT/DnrJ/EryC1/StrS family aminotransferase — MTVAQKQTQRFGPWPHFEQDEIEAVTQVLQSGKVNYWTGNEGREFEREYAEALGVKHAIALHNGTVALELALYALGVGPGDEVVTTPRTFIASASAAVMRGATPVLAEVDPVSQNITAETIAQVLSPRTRAIIVVHLAGWPCDMDPILELARERGIFVIEDCAQAHGATYKGRPVGSIGDIGCFSFCQDKIMTTGGEGGLLVTNDETVWKRAWAFKDHGKSYDAVYHREHAPGFRWLHESFGTNWRMLEVQAAIGRLQLRKLPEWTRRRRENADVLNQRLAGLEGLRLTLPPGDIGHAYYKYYAFVRPERLKPGWDRDRILAEIAAQGIPCFSGSCSEIYLEKAFINAGLGPQERFPIARELGETSLMFLVHPTLTVADMEYMAQVVCEVVQGAQQE, encoded by the coding sequence ATGACCGTAGCACAGAAGCAAACGCAACGGTTCGGTCCCTGGCCACACTTTGAACAGGACGAGATCGAAGCGGTCACCCAGGTACTGCAGTCGGGCAAGGTGAACTACTGGACCGGGAATGAGGGCCGAGAATTCGAACGGGAGTACGCTGAGGCGCTGGGCGTGAAACATGCCATTGCGCTGCACAACGGCACGGTGGCGCTCGAGCTGGCGCTGTACGCACTGGGCGTGGGTCCGGGTGACGAGGTCGTGACCACACCGCGTACCTTCATCGCCTCGGCGAGTGCGGCGGTGATGCGCGGCGCAACCCCGGTACTGGCCGAGGTGGATCCGGTGTCGCAGAACATCACGGCCGAGACCATCGCACAGGTCCTGAGCCCCCGGACCCGGGCCATCATCGTGGTGCACCTCGCGGGATGGCCGTGCGACATGGACCCTATTCTCGAGCTGGCACGTGAGCGCGGCATTTTCGTGATCGAAGACTGTGCCCAAGCGCACGGGGCAACCTACAAGGGGCGCCCGGTGGGTTCGATCGGCGACATAGGCTGCTTCTCGTTCTGCCAGGACAAGATCATGACTACCGGCGGCGAGGGTGGACTGCTGGTCACCAACGACGAAACAGTCTGGAAGCGTGCCTGGGCTTTCAAGGATCACGGCAAGAGCTACGACGCGGTCTACCACCGCGAGCATGCCCCGGGGTTCCGCTGGCTACACGAGTCTTTCGGGACCAACTGGCGTATGCTCGAGGTGCAAGCGGCCATTGGACGTCTCCAACTGCGCAAACTGCCCGAGTGGACCCGCCGCCGGCGTGAGAACGCAGACGTGCTCAACCAAAGGCTGGCCGGACTCGAGGGTTTACGTCTCACGCTTCCGCCCGGTGACATTGGCCACGCCTACTACAAGTATTATGCCTTTGTACGGCCCGAACGGCTTAAGCCCGGTTGGGACCGCGACCGCATCCTGGCCGAAATTGCGGCCCAGGGAATTCCCTGTTTCAGCGGTTCTTGCTCTGAAATTTACCTGGAAAAAGCCTTTATAAACGCCGGCTTAGGGCCCCAGGAGCGTTTCCCGATTGCTCGAGAGCTCGGCGAAACGTCGCTGATGTTTCTGGTGCACCCGACCCTGACCGTCGCAGACATGGAATACATGGCGCAGGTCGTTTGCGAGGTCGTTCAGGGCGCTCAACAGGAATAA
- a CDS encoding acetyltransferase, producing the protein MTGIFVLGAGGHAKVVIATLHAAGLPVRGVLDDNSSRAGEKILDVPVLGGMHLLNEVPDPQAVIAIGSNRARAHISQRYPRTRWISVTHPMASVHPSARIGAGTVVCAGAVVQPDAILGEHVIVNTGASVDHDCILEDFVHVAPGVRLAGGVHLEEGVLMGVASAAIPGVKVGAWSTVGAGGAVIGHLESGITAVGVPARPRNTEVKS; encoded by the coding sequence ATGACGGGCATCTTCGTGCTGGGAGCCGGGGGGCATGCCAAGGTGGTGATCGCCACCCTGCACGCAGCGGGACTGCCGGTACGGGGCGTGCTCGACGATAACTCCTCGAGAGCGGGGGAAAAGATACTGGATGTGCCGGTGTTGGGCGGCATGCACCTGCTGAACGAGGTACCGGATCCACAGGCAGTGATTGCCATTGGGTCGAACCGGGCACGCGCTCACATCTCACAGCGATACCCGAGAACCCGCTGGATCTCCGTAACCCACCCTATGGCCAGCGTGCATCCAAGCGCCCGCATCGGTGCAGGTACCGTGGTATGCGCAGGGGCGGTGGTCCAGCCGGATGCAATCTTGGGTGAACACGTGATCGTGAATACCGGAGCCAGCGTGGATCACGACTGCATCCTCGAGGACTTTGTACACGTCGCCCCCGGCGTCCGGTTAGCCGGAGGCGTGCACCTTGAGGAAGGCGTGTTGATGGGTGTTGCCAGCGCAGCTATTCCCGGGGTGAAGGTGGGGGCCTGGAGTACGGTCGGCGCAGGTGGGGCGGTTATAGGACATTTAGAATCAGGAATCACAGCGGTGGGAGTTCCAGCCCGACCGCGTAACACCGAGGTGAAATCATGA
- a CDS encoding sugar transferase encodes MKRMLYLVTVPLSARSFLRGQLAHFRAAGWELHLAAAPEPAADLEEVARQEGVTAHQLPMQREIAPLHDAAALLRTWWLMRRLRPQIVNAGTPKAGLLGSVAAALAGVPVRVYTLHGLRLETTRGLKRRILQLTERVACACAHRVVCVSPSLRERAVALGVVPAAKAVVLGHGTCNGLEAQRFAPEATDITQTAALRTRLNLPEGTPVIGFVGRFVRDKGIVELLDAFGRIYARKPEVRLLLLGDHEPGDPLPLEARRTLEQHPGIVRAGFVPDTAPYYPLMHLLAFPTHREGFGTVALEAAAAGLAVVTTNATGARDAVVDGVTGLRVPVGDAHRLEVALLELLEQPQRARALGAAGRERVLRDFRPQQAWEQLGALYASLLTERHRAHGDRLKRALDVVASALGLLLLAPLMVGVALLVRLQMGSPVIFRQVRPGLHGRPFAMYKFRTMRDATDPQGRPLPDSERLTSLGRFLRATSLDELPELFNVLRGEMSLVGPRPLLMEYLELYTPEQARRHEVRPGITGWAQVNGRNALSWEEKFALDVWYVDHHNFWLDLKILWLTVIKVFRREGISAAGDATMPRFTGSSSRNGT; translated from the coding sequence ATGAAGCGGATGTTGTACTTGGTCACCGTGCCGCTCAGCGCGCGGTCGTTCCTGCGCGGCCAACTGGCCCACTTCCGCGCGGCGGGCTGGGAGCTGCACCTGGCTGCCGCGCCAGAGCCTGCTGCTGACCTCGAAGAGGTCGCACGCCAGGAGGGGGTGACCGCACACCAACTGCCGATGCAGCGGGAAATTGCACCACTCCATGACGCAGCGGCGCTTCTGCGGACCTGGTGGCTGATGCGTCGGCTGCGGCCGCAGATCGTGAATGCTGGAACGCCCAAAGCCGGTCTGCTGGGAAGCGTGGCAGCTGCACTTGCGGGTGTACCGGTACGGGTTTACACTCTGCACGGTCTGCGGCTGGAGACGACGCGCGGGCTCAAGCGCCGCATCCTTCAGCTGACCGAACGGGTAGCCTGCGCCTGCGCCCACCGGGTGGTATGCGTGAGCCCCAGCCTGCGGGAGCGAGCGGTAGCGCTGGGCGTGGTGCCCGCAGCCAAAGCGGTGGTACTGGGCCACGGCACCTGCAACGGCCTCGAGGCGCAGCGTTTCGCGCCGGAGGCGACGGACATTACGCAGACGGCGGCGCTGCGCACCCGACTGAACTTGCCCGAGGGTACCCCGGTGATCGGTTTCGTAGGCCGCTTTGTGCGCGACAAAGGCATCGTGGAGCTGCTGGACGCGTTCGGGCGCATTTATGCGCGGAAGCCCGAGGTGAGGCTGTTGCTGCTGGGAGACCACGAGCCGGGAGATCCACTGCCACTCGAGGCACGGCGGACCCTCGAGCAGCACCCGGGCATCGTTCGGGCAGGGTTCGTGCCGGACACCGCGCCATACTACCCGTTGATGCACCTGCTGGCCTTCCCGACCCACCGAGAGGGGTTCGGAACCGTAGCCCTCGAGGCGGCGGCGGCCGGATTGGCGGTGGTAACGACCAACGCGACTGGCGCACGCGACGCGGTGGTAGACGGTGTGACCGGACTGAGGGTACCGGTGGGAGACGCGCATCGCCTTGAAGTCGCGCTGCTGGAGCTGCTGGAGCAACCCCAGCGGGCCCGCGCACTGGGTGCTGCGGGACGAGAGCGGGTGCTGCGCGACTTTCGACCACAGCAGGCCTGGGAGCAGCTCGGGGCGCTGTATGCGTCGCTGCTGACCGAACGCCACCGCGCACATGGTGATCGGCTTAAACGCGCTCTGGATGTCGTAGCCTCAGCACTAGGGCTGCTGCTGCTCGCCCCGCTAATGGTCGGCGTGGCGCTGCTGGTCCGGCTACAGATGGGTTCACCGGTGATCTTCCGCCAAGTGCGCCCAGGACTCCACGGCAGGCCGTTCGCCATGTACAAGTTCCGCACCATGCGCGACGCGACTGACCCTCAGGGCCGCCCACTCCCGGACAGCGAACGTCTGACTTCGCTGGGTCGCTTCCTGCGCGCCACCTCGCTGGACGAACTGCCCGAACTGTTCAACGTGCTGCGCGGCGAGATGAGCCTGGTCGGGCCCCGCCCGCTGTTGATGGAGTACCTCGAGCTGTATACGCCCGAGCAGGCCCGTCGGCACGAGGTGCGTCCCGGCATTACCGGATGGGCCCAGGTGAACGGCCGTAACGCCCTGTCGTGGGAAGAGAAGTTCGCCCTCGACGTGTGGTACGTGGATCACCACAACTTCTGGCTGGACCTCAAGATCTTGTGGCTCACGGTTATCAAGGTGTTCCGCCGCGAGGGTATCAGTGCAGCCGGAGACGCGACCATGCCCCGTTTTACCGGGTCCTCCTCGAGGAACGGAACATGA
- a CDS encoding glycosyltransferase, translating into MTPRVSIGLPVYNAAPFLALALASVLAQTETRWELIVVDDGSQDDSLNLVRSFSDPRIRVVSDGQNRGLAARLNQIATLAQAPLLARMDADDLMHPERLAYQLAFLDAHPEVDVVGSAVYAIDVQGRPYGYRSTTPPHSAAQALGGSPFIHPTVTGRSEWFRRFPYDEAHDRAEDFELWTRSLPHSRFAVLERPLLFYRELGLPYLRKYLRSSQGVRRVLHQRGPAQLGQLGTLRALLTSYAKDGVYRVMSALGRESELLLRRNRPLSVQEQAEALETLRHIRTFLPQAAWTPLEVGT; encoded by the coding sequence GTGACGCCGCGGGTGTCGATCGGGCTGCCGGTCTACAACGCGGCCCCGTTTCTAGCACTCGCCCTGGCCTCAGTGCTGGCGCAGACCGAAACACGCTGGGAGCTGATCGTCGTGGACGATGGCTCTCAGGACGACTCGCTCAATTTGGTGCGCTCCTTCAGCGACCCACGCATCCGGGTGGTGAGCGACGGGCAAAACCGGGGCTTGGCCGCACGGCTTAACCAGATCGCCACGCTGGCGCAAGCCCCGCTGCTAGCTCGCATGGATGCAGACGACCTAATGCACCCGGAGCGGCTGGCCTACCAGTTGGCCTTCTTAGACGCGCACCCAGAGGTGGACGTGGTGGGTAGCGCGGTATACGCCATCGACGTTCAGGGCCGTCCGTACGGCTACCGCAGCACCACGCCGCCGCATTCGGCGGCGCAGGCGCTGGGGGGCAGCCCGTTCATACACCCGACTGTCACCGGGCGCAGCGAGTGGTTCCGACGCTTCCCGTACGATGAGGCGCACGATCGCGCCGAGGACTTCGAACTGTGGACCCGCAGCCTACCCCACTCGCGCTTCGCGGTCCTCGAGCGGCCGCTGCTGTTCTACCGCGAGTTGGGCCTGCCTTACCTGCGCAAGTACCTGCGCAGCTCGCAAGGCGTGCGCCGAGTGCTGCACCAGCGCGGTCCGGCCCAGTTGGGCCAACTGGGAACGCTGCGGGCACTGCTGACCTCGTATGCCAAAGACGGCGTGTATCGAGTAATGAGCGCACTGGGCCGCGAAAGCGAGCTGCTGCTACGCCGCAACCGTCCGCTGAGCGTGCAGGAGCAGGCCGAGGCCCTAGAGACGCTGCGGCACATCCGGACCTTTCTGCCGCAGGCGGCGTGGACGCCGCTCGAGGTGGGCACATGA